The stretch of DNA TAACAACGCGCTATTAATTTCCAAATCGAGACAAAAGGGACAGAAAGTTTCAAAAAACGTGGGCCGCCCAGGAGCGCTAGCGGGCGCACAGCCACCCGCTAGACGCGTCCCAAATGATTTCCATAAAAAACAAAATACAAATAATGTTGTGCACCCACGTTACTGTTCACATGTTTTCACATGTTACTGTTCACAGATTTCCTTGGATGTTATTTCTCCATCAAATTTTGCAAGCACCTAAAACATTTGCTCATAATCACACTCACATAGTTTCAGAATTTTCTTGAAATGGTTTGCTAAGGTTTTGATCGTGGGTGCACCAGGGGTGCAATGTGCGTGGTTGTAGACAGCCACACTCTAATCAACTGATGTACATGTATGTCTTCTCTGCGTCATCAATATGAACGAAGCCGAACTTATGAGTAGCTAGGACGACGCGAGGACGCAAGACTGAGCACGCACACTTGAGAATTTTCGCAGCTTAATGTAAACTTTACAATTGTAACATGCATGAATTAAGCCAAACTCATGAGCGGGACAAGCGCGAGGTCGTGAGCCATTTGAGCTGTGTTGGTGGGACGAGTGGTCGTGCAGTGTGGATGTGACACCCCAACCTACTACCACCATGGCAGCTCACTTACTATAGCTCTAAGTAACCCTCATCCGCCCGCCCGGCCCATGAATGCTGGCTAAATTTCATACTAATACAATCCAGGCATGAGCTGATCTATGTATTAAGACACGGGGTTATTTGGTTGCTTATTTCTCGTTAGCGTCATTTGACTCTTTAATTTCCAACAATATCAATTGGTAAGAAGCACATGGAAGCAGAAGCAGCAGCATATGAGGAGAAGCCACTGGTTCACTGTCTGCCTCCTTAGGTGATATCTCATTGCTTTAGCATGCATGATTTCTCTAGCTAGTAATTTCCAATTAGAAGTTTACAACCATTTTGAATTTTCAACAATGCACCGAATATTCCCGTCAAGCAAGCGCCACCTCAACTGTCAATAGAATAGATTCTCAGATGGAGAGATGAACTTTGCTAGTACAAGGGGCGTAATCAAAATGAACGGTGTCCAAGTTGATGGTGTTTACTTTCTACATAGCTAGCTAAGGACCATAAATAGTGTATCTTccaatttatttattttgaaataacAGAACCACTTAGGTTAGTACATTAGGGGAAGCCAGGTTCGAAAACTGATGGTGTATAGCACATATGGCTCATTCTTGGATATCATGCAACACCTGCCAAAGAGCTCAAGAAAAATTCATGTAATGTCTTTTTTTTTAAGAGAAAAGGCCACAACCTAacttaaattaataaagccaccaGGCAATCAAGTAGCACAGATCGAGATGTAGCAAGACAAACACGACAACACCAAAGAGGTTTTAACACAGCCACAACCGGCATCATGGCACGCAGGATGTCTTCCTTCACATATAATAAATTTATATAAATACAATACAAGTAGCGCCTATACCTGCGGGCGTACGCTTTCATACATAAAAATATAAATTTAGATTAATTGACAAAAACAGAGACCCTGAGtcactcggcggcggcggcggctttgtcAAGGGTGTTACCGATGTCGATGACGAATCGATACCTCACGTCCGCCTTGGCAAGGCGCTCCATGGCCGTGTTCACGTACTCGACGTCAATCACCTCGATGTCCGCCGTCACGTCATGCTTGGCGGCGAGGTCGAGCATCTCCTGGGTGTCCCTCATGCCGCCGATGCAGCTCCCGGCCAGGGTCTTGTTCGCTGTACATTAAATCAGCCACACGTACGTCAGTATGTGTACCAGTCAGTTACGCATATATATAGCTAGGTTTGTGAGGTTGAAGGACTTACTAGCAACCAGAGCAAAGGGGGGGATCTCCATAGGCTTCTCTGGGAGGCCAACCATGATCATCTTGCCGTTGGGTTTCAGTAGCCCCAAGAGAGGGGCCATGGGGATGTTTGCAGACACCGTGTTTATGATGCCATCCATGGTACTCATCGCAGCCTACAAAGACGACACATTTAAATTAACCTTGCCAGCACGCTAAACGCATAATTTAAGAGGCGACGCTATTTGTATAGCACGCAATTTTTTTCTTTGGTAGGCACATATGAACTCCTGTGTTGTTCTCCACCGGAGAGAGAAAGAACAATCTGTTAATGGTCATGCTTGGTTAAATTATGATTGCAACAATTCCGCATACCTTCATCTCCTCAGCATCCTTGCTGACAACGAACGCGTCGGCGCCTAGCCGTTCAAGGGCCTCCTGCTTCTTCCCCGGCGACGAGCTGATCACCGTCACCTTCATCCCGAAGGCCTTGCCGAACTTGACCGCGACATGGCCCAGCCCGCCCAAACCCAGCACGCCGAGGTGCATCCCGGGAACATTCAGACCGTGGTACTTCATGGGGCTGTACACGGTGATGCCGGCGCACAGCAGCGGCGCGCCCTTGTCCAGCGGTATGGTGTCCGGGAACCGGACCACGAACCGCTCGTGCACCACCACCATGCCGGAGTAGCCGCCATAGGTGATGGTGCCGTCGAGATCGACCGTGTTGTAGGTGGGGATTATGCCCGGGCAGTGGTTCTCGAAGCCCTTGTTGCAGCTCTCGCAGGACTGGCATGAGTTCACCATGCACCCGACGCCCACACGGTCTCCGGTCTTGAACTTGGTCACATTCTTACCGACCTCGGTGACCTCGCCGGCGATCTCATGCCCAGGGATCATGGGGTACTTGGCATTCTTCCATTCGTTCTTGATGCTGTGTAGGTCAGAGTGGCAGATCCCGCAGTACAAAATCTTGATCACCACATCGTCGTCTCCAGTGCTCCTGAAGCAAGAATCATAAGAAACATGAACATCATAAAAAGAAATGCTATTACGTAGTactacctctgttccaaaatatttgAAGTTCTAGGTTGTCTGGCCAAGTTATAGGAAAAAATTCCAATAACCACAAAGTCAAATGCATGTAGTATGAAACTATATTTTATGCTCAACTAAATAAACCAAATTGGTTATGAAAATCTCTGTATATTTTTCTAGAGATTTGCCAAACTTAAAGAAGTTCAATTTAGACTGAACGTAGAAGTAAATGCTAGTGTGTAAACTAGGCTAATAAATCTCACTAGTAAATCATGGTTTTGTCTATCA from Triticum dicoccoides isolate Atlit2015 ecotype Zavitan chromosome 6A, WEW_v2.0, whole genome shotgun sequence encodes:
- the LOC119318379 gene encoding probable cinnamyl alcohol dehydrogenase 5, yielding MAPTAAEQHTRKAVGLAARDASGHLTPLAITRRSTGDDDVVIKILYCGICHSDLHSIKNEWKNAKYPMIPGHEIAGEVTEVGKNVTKFKTGDRVGVGCMVNSCQSCESCNKGFENHCPGIIPTYNTVDLDGTITYGGYSGMVVVHERFVVRFPDTIPLDKGAPLLCAGITVYSPMKYHGLNVPGMHLGVLGLGGLGHVAVKFGKAFGMKVTVISSSPGKKQEALERLGADAFVVSKDAEEMKAAMSTMDGIINTVSANIPMAPLLGLLKPNGKMIMVGLPEKPMEIPPFALVATNKTLAGSCIGGMRDTQEMLDLAAKHDVTADIEVIDVEYVNTAMERLAKADVRYRFVIDIGNTLDKAAAAAE